CAGATATTCTTTCAATGCAGCCTTTAGTTGAGGATCCAAATCTCTGTGCAAAGAAACGCAAACACCGTCATTGAGAGCAAATGGTTGAGTTCTACAAAATAAACTTCCTAATCTTAGCGCTGATCTTGGATGAAGGCACCAATGGCCTGATGATGTTCTGGAGAACATGTATGTATCATGTATGCCTCCTTGGTGAACCAGCATGGTAAAATATAGAACTCTTCTTACAAGAACCATTATTATATAATGAATGACAACGTTAAACTACTTTAGGAATGAGTTAAACAAAGAATAAGAGTGATATTGTCCATGCTGTACAAAGATAAAATTTACAGTGGGTCATATTTGCATTTTACTTCAGAGCAAGGAAAGCGATAGATGCATTGCACTAAAGTGTTAAAAGAATGCCACCTTCATTGACAACAGCTACTTCTCTGTATGAAAAAAAAATCATCAATCACGGCTCTTTCTTCCACCCTGGCTTGCTTTGTACTTCTTCCCATTATGCTCTAGTCAATAAAGGGCCTAATATGGACCAATGACAAGATGTCACTTTCATACAACAAACTTGGTAGCAACTGACCATCTCAAGCCCAGTTTTCGGGTAAACATTAAATGATGGGTTATAGCCCAGCAACTACTCTTGCTTCGTCATGGCTTGTTTCAAACCAGTAAAGAAATAACCAAGGTATGATAGGGCACTGAAGACATGGAACAAACATGCAATCAGATTCTCTATGCCTGCAGTCACTCTCCTTAAGTTTATTGAATTACTTTTCAAGATATACTGAGAAAAGCTTTGCTAACCCTATTTTGGTACTCTAGCTAAACATAATGAACATAACGGTGGGGATCATGACATTCCAAATTAGGATAAAATAGTATAGGAACCCAGTTTGATTTGATATGGCTACTTCAATCCAGGATGAAGGGATGCTTAGTTGTGTTTCCATGCTATCCACTCTTCTCATTAATTATTGGTTTCGTACTTCCAAAGAGACTGGCTTCACCCTTCACCAACAAGTATCAACTACCATGATTGTCGACGAAAAAAACCTCTCTTGCACCATGAATTTCAAATGAATCAGGTACACACAGTTCTGCTAAATCATGTGCAATAATGATAAACAAATGGCGCTGCAAGATTTACTTCCCACGTCCCTAACAAAGGCAACAACTTAACTTTAACTGGAAATTTCAAGCACAAACAGGGCTTTTCAGGAGTGAGGGAGCATACAAGTTTGGTGAATACTGGCATAGTACAATGGTCATTGCCTACTTAGCCATATTTTGGACCATCCTTAGCTAAGTCACAGAACTTTTTATAGGCGCAACACACTTCATCAAGAAAGAAAGGTAATTAACTAAATGTAAAAGTATAATTCTGACTAGATTTGCACATTGAGCTAAATATCTAATAACCAAGAACTTTTACTTGGACCGTTACCAAATAATACAGAGGTCAATACTAGGGATTCAATCTGGATATAATGAAACATAGACAACAAGTCTCCTTGATTTCATTTGTTGATGACAACCAAAGTGGCAACAAAATGCTGCCAAATTGAAAGGAATATATGCATAATAGGGCAATAAAGCTTACCCACACCCATGTATTTTGGGTGGAATGCACCAGCAGTTGGATGAAGTGTTTTCAAAGGGCAACAAATATTAATGATCGATGCCAAGATATTGCCACAAGTCAGAGAAAATGTTGATGCTCAATACAATACTATTTACAATTCTAACCATGCAATTGTTAGCTATCTATAAATTCCATGAACTTATTGGAAAGCATAAGCTACCCCcaaattttaagtttttaaCATGAATGCCAGTGATCCTCTAAAAAAGAGTATGCATATCAAAATCCTACAGCAAACGTTTGCTAAAAAAATGTTCTTTTTAAATATTCTCTTGCACGGAACCGGAAACCGCTGGTGTATTACTCCAGTTTACACATTGTGCACAACTGCACGTAACACTGTAACAGCATGCACAGGGgggtaaaaaaaaaaaggaagcaGAGCACCACCTGAACTCCGGCCCTTCATACTTGTCTTCTCGACCGTCGCCAGGAGACGAGTGGTACCGGACAGCGTTAATAGCATAGTCAAAACCGCGGGCTTTCCCCTCAGCCCACAACCCACGGCAGTCGAAGTGCAGAACCGGCGTCGCACCAGGCTTACTGACGAACACCTTCATGAGCAAGTCCCTGGGCAGGGGTTCCTGGCCTTCAAACATCAGCGGCGCGAGCAGCGCCGACACTAGGACCTCCTCGGAGTGGGTCCGGCGGCGCAGGAGCAAGTCCTCAGCAAGCGGGGCGTCCGATACGGTGACGAAGTCAGGTGCGTCCTGCGCGAATGGGGGGCAAAGGTGTGACTGTGTGAGTGTGGCGCTGAATTGGGGTTGGGAATGTGAGAGGGAGGGTGACTGGGTGTTACCTGGCAATGGAAGGGAGGGGGAAGGGGAACGCCGGAGAAGGAAAACTCGCCGGCGAGCTCGGTCCGGAGGGCGGCCAGGACACCGCCGTCGGTCGcgccgcggcggagggcggcggaaGTTCTGAGCCGCCGCAGGAACATTGCGCACGGCGGCACGGGCGCAGTCGGGACGGGACGGGACGGGacgggaagggaagggaagcgGATCGATCGATGCGACACTAAAACGGGGCAGTTTGCATCCCGGTCCATCTGCAATTGCAAATAAGCCACCACAAGATAAGAGTAATTTTGCTTCCTTTTACAAAAAGAGAGTGTTTTTGCTTTGTTTGATTTGATGAGCCAGTATTTGTTTTCGAGCTAACACCATTTTAATCACGATTGTGTTGATTAAGGGGCTTGGTTAGATCATGTCAAATTTATATGGAAGTTAGTTGCCCATTGTGCAGCCATATTTGTATCCAAACTTTAAAAATATGTGTTTTCAGGAGTGAAACCAAATCTTTCCATTTTGTAATTCTCATCTTCCAGGGAAGGCTTACTGGCACCCTTTAGTCTCAAAATTAACAATGCTAAGTTATTACATTTGACAGAGGCGGTTAAAGAAAAAGAACTCATCACTCATTAGAATGCTATAGTAGATGAGGAGatgttgttttggtgccaattGCCAAATAATTTTTGTGCACACTTAAATTACGTATATGAAGTAAGGTTAAGTGAAAAAAGAAAACATTATATACCTATTTGGCCAAGCTCTAGGTTTGAGATCCATACATACATGATTCAGTGCAAGTATATAAAGTAAAGTAATTTAAATATACGCGTAACTTCAGCTCCAAAAGAATCTGAAGCTAGGTTAACTCAAAAAAAAATATGGAGCTAGAGCTTTGCTAAAAACCATACCTTAACCCGTTTGTTGATGTACCTCTATAGTTACAAATGACGACATCATATTACAATATCACATTTAGTTTAGCAACTCACCGGTTACACCTAATTTAGTCTTAGAGTAGTTTTTTGTCGGCTCGCACCGGCGTTTGGCATGTTTCACCTAGCGCCAAAGAGTTTTTTTTATATGCATGTAGTCGGTTCAAAGAAATTTTTTTACTCCCTCTGTTTCAGAATATAGCTACTTTtaaatttttagattttttacATTTAAACTTTAACTATAGATAGTAAAAGATTCATAAAGATTGACAATATAAAAAGTATATTAATTGATTCAAAATGAAACCAACTATTATTTTTCACTTAAAATTAGTATTTCTTTAACTCATTTCAATTGGCCGGCAACACACGTGCTTCCTTTTCGGCCCCTGCCCTCTCCTGTTTCTAAAAAAAAAAAACCCACACAAGTTTCCGGTCACACATTATTTGGCTAGTGGCAACGAATCAATTAGAGTCAGCATTACCGCGCTTACACGGATTCGTTACGATCAATGCGTCAAATTGAGCCAATCGTTCCTTGCCAAATTGAAGAACCTGATGCTCACTACCAATTTAGCTAGGCAACGTTAGCACAGCGTGTACGGCCGGCAGCTGCCCACGGCGGACGGCCCGAAGTGCGCCGCTGTCCCATCGGGCGGGCCGGACGGACACGACGAAGCGGAGCGCACGGGGGGAGGAGAGTACGGGAGAGGCGCGTGATCCGACTGTTCATGAGGCCAAAGAGCCCCAGGAGAGGCCAGCCCAGGAGTCAACATCCGCCGGACCACGCCCGCGGGTGGTTTTTTTATAGCTGCCGCTTTTGTTGGACTGGGAGAACCCAACCCCACCAACTCCACCCCATTCGTCCGCCCGCGGCATCGGCGAGCTCGCTCCCTGTCCCGAggtgggagggagggagggagggaggggagcgcgGAGATGGAGTGGCTGGAGAAGAACCTGCAGGAGAACTTCGACCTGCCGCCCAAGCACCCCTCCGAGGAGGCGCTGCGGCGATGGCGCTCCGCCGTCTCCTTGGTCAGGAACCCCCGCCGGCGCTTCCGCATGGTCGCCGACCTCGACAGCCGCAGCCAGAACGAGGCGCGCCGGCGATCCATCCAGGTACTTGCCACTCTACTGCCTGTCTGTCGCTACCACTCACTAGCCAATCCAACCGTCCGGCACCACCTGACCGCCCTGCTTGGGCCTGCTTCCCTCACCTTTCGTCCCTTCCATGCTCCATACTTCCATAGCCATGCCCTGATCTCTCCCCGCCTCATCCGCCAGCAGCACGTGACACTTTCTGCATCTGCAGTTCTTATTCGACCTTTTCATTCTCTTTCAAAAAAATATTTGGACCTTTTCAAGTCTACCACCAAACCCATTCTGCCTTTCCCCCCATGGAATTAATTATTAAACCCATTCTGCCCAACTGCATCTGATTCATCGCTATCTTTCCTGCTAACCAGTTGCATAACGCTGTTGCTGTAAAGTAGAATGATTAACAGTTGGCCCATCAGATCGTGACGCTCGAAAGGGACCTCTCACTAAAATGTTCTGCACGGGAATATGCAGCTAGCGTATCAAATTGGCGATTTGTCAATAACCGATTCGGAAATGTTAGTCAGAGAGCTTCTGTTGCCATCTCACATCATCCGGGCGGGACCGAGATTGACTGCGACCTCGAGGAAGCTTCCGGGAAGCTACCCGGGAGATTGGCCAAAAGGCTGTAGTGACAACTACATGGGCATtccttcagaaaaaaaaaacaaaaaaactaCATGCATGGGCATCATCACCTTGCCACATCGGTTCTGTCACGTAGACGCGCACATATCATAATCTCCTGCATATCTAAAATTGTCCTAGTTTAATGCCTTCCACATCTATGTTGGCATATCTTGTTTGCTTGACTGGGAGAATCCACCATTTTGTCTTGACTTAATAGTGGATTAGTATATATGCTCTAACTTTGGCACATAGGTTGGGTACACATCcatttttggaaaaaaaaaagttttTCCTGCTACCCAGATAACCAGTGCATAACACTGTTGTAGAGTAAAGTAGAATAATTAGCACTTGGTCTTGTCTTGCCATCAGATCGTGATGCCGAAAAGGGCCCTCTTACTAAACTGCTCTTGTTCTGCGCGGGAATATGCAGCTAGCATATCTAATTGGAGATTTGTCAATAACGGATTCGGAAATATTAGTCAGGGAGCTTCTGTTGCCATCTCACATGTAGTGTTTGTGTACTCTATAGTGCATCCAAATGTAGCCTGTTCTGTTCAAGTCAAGGGTTCTGTTCACGGGCCAACCATCCGGGCAGGACTGGGTTTGACTGCGACTTCGAGGAAGCTTCCCGGAAGCTACCCGGGCGATTGGCCAAAAGGCTCTAGTGCTCTACTGACAACTAGATGGGcattctttcaaaaaaaaaaaacaaacaaaacaaaacaaaaaaacTACATGGGCATCATCACCTTGCCACATCGGCTCTCTCACTGAGCTGTGCACATATCATAgtctcctgcacatctaacatTGTCCTAGTTTAATGCCTTCCACATTTATGCTAGCATTTCTTGTTTGCCTGACCGAGAGAATCCACCATTCTGTCTTGATTTAGATGCATATATAGGTTTGGCGCATAGCTTCGGTATACATCAATTTTTgaaaaacaacaacaacaacaacaacttagccttttttTCCCAAGCAAGTAGGgctaggctagagatgaaacccacagaaaacaagaataaaaaACACAAAAGggtacaagccaaaggaagagttaggggttaaacaaaaagtaacaaaagtcacggttcaggtacgttaattgctaatctccaagcgctcctatccatagctaattccttagcgatattccactccttaaggtctctcttgaccgtctcgtcccaagttagtctaggtctacctctacctctccttacatgatcgccccgctttaaaactccactacgcaccggcgcctcgggaggcttccgttgtacatgtccaaaccatctcaaccgatgttgaatcaacttctcctcgataggtgccacctcGACCCTATCttgaatctcttcgttccggactctatcccttcttgtatgcccgcagaaccaacgcagcatacgcatctctgctacactcagttgctggacatgtcgcctttttgtaggccaacattcagcaccgtatagcatcgccgggcgaatcgccgtcctatagaacttaccttttagcctttGTGGCACCTTCTTATCACAGAGGATgccagaagcctgccgccacttcaaccaaccggctgaaattctatgcctaacatcttcatcaatgtctccatctttctgaagcattgatcctatataccgaaaagtatccttcttggccaccacttggccttcgaggctaacgtccctatcctcatgcctagtcgggctaaagtcgcacatcatatactcggtcttggtcctactcagtctgaaccccctcgactctaacgtgtgtctccacagctccaacttcatattaacccctgccttactctcgtcaactagcaccacatcatcagcaaagagcatacaccaagggatatcaccctgtatgtcccttgtgacctcatccatcaccaaagcaaatagataagggctcaatgctgacccctgatgtagtcctattttaattggaaagtcactggtatcgccatcacatgttcgaacacaagtcatcgcatccttgtacgtatccttgatgagggtaatatacttagttgggactttgtgtttttctaaggcccaccacatgacgtctctcggtactttgtcatacaccttctctaggtcaataaagaccatgtgtaagtccttcttctcctctctatatctccccatcaactatcgtactaagaaaatcgcctccatggtcgacctcccaggcatgaacccaaactggttttgggtcacccttgtcaatcttcttaggcgatgctcgataaccctcttccaaagcttcatcgtatggctcatcagcttaatcccccggtagttagtacaactttgaacatctcccttgttcttgaagatcggtactaatatacttctcctccattcctccggcattttgtttgaccggaaaattaggttaaaaagcttagttaaccatactaccgtcccctcgcccaggcatctccacacctcaatggggatgccatcaggacccatcgctttacctctcttcatcctcttcaaagccttcCCGATCtatgcctcctgaatcctcctcacaaagcgtctgttggtatcatcagatgagtcgtccaactcgaaggtaggaccctcatttttcccattaaacaacttgtcgaagtattctcgccatctgtccttgatctcctcatccttcaccagaagtccatctgtcccatccttgatgtatttgatttggtttatgtcccttatTTTCCTCTCAC
Above is a genomic segment from Panicum hallii strain FIL2 chromosome 8, PHallii_v3.1, whole genome shotgun sequence containing:
- the LOC112902236 gene encoding uncharacterized protein LOC112902236 gives rise to the protein MDRDANCPVLVSHRSIRFPSLPVPSRPVPTAPVPPCAMFLRRLRTSAALRRGATDGGVLAALRTELAGEFSFSGVPLPPPFHCQDAPDFVTVSDAPLAEDLLLRRRTHSEEVLVSALLAPLMFEGQEPLPRDLLMKVFVSKPGATPVLHFDCRGLWAEGKARGFDYAINAVRYHSSPGDGREDKYEGPEFRDLDPQLKAALKEYLVARGVDSKLASSILLHLYQKEQAQYLKWLKTMEETFTKDH